Proteins co-encoded in one Gossypium arboreum isolate Shixiya-1 chromosome 11, ASM2569848v2, whole genome shotgun sequence genomic window:
- the LOC108466013 gene encoding receptor protein kinase TMK1, whose product MNYKPRLSFCFKLFAFIIGFSSIFISVKSQTTASDDAAAMLALKKTLGPPESLGWTDPDPCKWKHVFCSEDRRVTRIQIGHQNLQGTLPSDIQNLTELERLEVQWNNISGPVPSLNGLSSLLVLMLSNNHFTSFPTDFFSGLSSLQSVEMDNNPFSAWEIPQSLQNASALQNFSANSANITGKIPDIFGSDAFPGLTILHLAFNSLEGELPSSFSGSSIQSLWVNGQLSNSKLNGTVAVLQNMTFLKEVWLHSNSFSGPLPDFSGLKDLQSLSLRDNSFTGPVPVSLMKLESLKTVNLTNNLLQGPLPEFKDSVAVDMVKDSNRFCLPSPGDCDPRVTSLLNVVKSMDYPQRLADNWKGNDPCMDWLGITCSNGNITVINFEKMGVTGTISPDFASLKSLQRLILAGNNLTGTIPEELTALVALKELDVSNNHLYGKVPTFKSNFILNTNGNPDIGKEKSTSSPGSESGNPSAGSGSKSSGNSGNGGKKTSAFIGIIIASIFGGLLVVGLLGLLVFCLYKKKQKRFSRVQSPNAMVIHPRHSGSDNESVKITVAGSSVSVGAVSEAHTFPSSEPGGDIQMVEAGNMVISIQVLRNVTNNFSEENILGQGGFGVVYKGELHDGTKIAVKRMESGVISGKGSTEFMSEIAVLTKVRHRHLVALLGYCLDGNEKLLVYEYMPQGTLSRHIFNWEEEGLKPLEWTKRLTIALDVARGVEYLHGLAHQSFIHRDLKPSNILLGDDMRAKVADFGLVRLAPEGKASIETRIAGTFGYLAPEYAVTGRVTTKVDVFSFGVILMELITGRKALDESQPEESIHLVTWFKRMHINKDSFRKAIDPTIDLNEETLASISTVAELAGHCCAREPYQRPDMGHAVNVLSSLVELWKPTDQCSEDIYGIDLEMSLPQALKKWQAYEGRSNLESSSSSLLPSLDNTQTSIPTRPYGFAESFTSADGR is encoded by the exons ATGAACTACAAACCTAGACTTAGTTTCTGCTTCAAGCTTTTTGCTTTTATTATTGGCTTCTCTTCAATCTTCATCTCTGTTAAATCCCAGACAACTGCAAGCGACGATGCTGCTGCCATGTTAGCCCTTAAGAAGACCCTCGGTCCCCCCGAATCTCTCGGGTGGACCGACCCGGATCCATGCAAATGGAAACACGTTTTCTGCTCAGAGGACAGGCGCGTCACTCGGATCCAAATCGGTCACCAGAACCTGCAAGGTACACTTCCTTCAGATATTCAGAACCTTACTGAACTTGAGCGTTTAGAGGTACAATGGAATAACATTTCGGGTCCCGTACCTAGCTTAAACGGGTTAAGCTCACTCCTAGTGCTTATGCTTAGCAACAATCACTTCACTTCATTCCCCACTGATTTCTTTTCTGGTTTATCTTCTCTTCAATCCGTGGAAATGGATAACAACCCTTTTTCCGCCTGGGAAATCCCTCAAAGCTTGCAAAATGCTTCAGCTTTGCAGAATTTCTCAGCTAACTCTGCTAACATCACTGGGAAAATACCAGACATCTTTGGGTCTGATGCGTTTCCAGGTCTCACCATTTTGCATTTGGCTTTCAATAGTCTCGAAGGTGAGCTGCCCTCCAGCTTTTCTGGGTCGTCAATCCAGTCTTTGTGGGTTAATGGTCAGCTAAGTAACAGTAAACTTAATGGTACCGTAGCTGTACTCCAGAACATGACATTCTTAAAGGAGGTTTGGTTGCATTCCAATTCGTTCTCTGGTCCTTTACCAGATTTCTCCGGTTTGAAAGACTTGCAGAGTCTGAGTTTGAGGGACAACTCGTTTACTGGCCCGGTTCCTGTTTCTCTTATGAAGCTTGAGTCATTAAAAACTGTAAATTTGACAAACAATTTGCTTCAAGGACCATTGCCCGAGTTTAAGGACTCGGTTGCTGTGGATATGGTTAAGGATTCCAATAGGTTTTGTTTGCCGAGTCCTGGTGACTGTGATCCGAGGGTGACTTCGTTGCTTAATGTTGTGAAGTCTATGGATTATCCACAAAGGCTTGCTGATAATTGGAAGGGGAATGACCCTTGCATGGATTGGCTTGGGATTACATGCAGTAATGGCAACATTACTGTTATTAATTTTGAGAAGATGGGAGTTACAGGTACCATATCTCCTGATTTTGCATCACTTAAGTCCTTGCAGAGGCTGATTCTTGCTGGTAATAATCTGACTGGTACCATTCCTGAGGAGCTTACTGCACTGGTTGCACTTAAAGAACTGGATGTTTCCAACAATCATCTTTATGGGAAAGTCCCCACTTTCAAGAGCAATTTCATTTTGAATACAAATGGTAATCCTGACATTGGGAAGGAGAAGAGTACTAGTTCTCCAGGGTCTGAATCTGGCAATCCCAGTGCAGGATCAGGGTCTAAAAGTAGTGGAAATTCTGGAAATGGAGGCAAGAAAACTTCAGCTTTCATTGGAATAATCATAGCTTCTATATTTGGGGGTCTGTTAGTTGTTGGCTTGCTTGGCTTGTTGGTTTTCTGTCTTTACAAAAAGAAACAGAAACGGTTTAGCAGAGTGCAGAGCCCAAATGCAATGGTAATTCACCCTCGCCATTCTGGTTCGGATAACGAAAGTGTTAAGATCACTGTTGCTGGCTCGAGCGTCAGTGTTGGTGCTGTTAGTGAAGCTCATACGTTTCCGAGCAGTGAGCCTGGTGGCGACATACAAATGGTTGAGGCGGGTAACATGGTGATCTCTATCCAAGTTCTAAGGAATGTGACCAACAATTTCagtgaagaaaatatattgggaCAAGGAGGTTTTGGGGTGGTATATAAAGGCGAGTTGCATGATGGTACAAAGATTGCTGTGAAGAGAATGGAATCTGGGGTTATTAGTGGGAAGGGTTCTACTGAATTTATGTCCGAGATTGCCGTATTGACAAAGGTCCGACATCGGCATCTGGTTGCTCTTCTTGGATATTGCCTTGATGGAAATGAAAAGCTTCTTGTCTATGAATACATGCCCCAAGGTACTCTAAGCAGACATATCTTTAACTGGGAAGAAGAAGGATTGAAACCTCTTGAATGGACAAAAAGGTTAACCATTGCCTTAGATGTGGCAAGGGGTGTTGAGTATCTTCACGGTTTAGCCCATCAAAGTTTTATACATCGAGACTTGAAGCCTTCAAACATTCTACTAGGAGATGATATGAGGGCTAAGGTAGCAGATTTCGGTCTTGTGCGTCTTGCCCCTGAGGGTAAAGCCTCCATTGAAACTAGAATTGCTGGAACCTTTGGATACTTGGCACCGGAATATGCAG TTACTGGACGAGTTACAACGAAAGTTGATGTATTTAGTTTTGGGGTGATACTGATGGAGCTAATCACTGGTAGAAAAGCACTTGATGAGAGCCAACCAGAGGAAAGCATACACCTAGTGACATGGTTCAAGAGAATGCACATCAACAAGGACTCGTTCCGCAAAGCCATCGACCCCACAATCGACCTCAATGAGGAAACGCTAGCCAGCATCAGCACAGTTGCTGAGTTGGCTGGTCATTGCTGTGCAAGGGAACCATATCAGAGGCCTGATATGGGTCATGCTGTAAATGTGTTATCTTCTCTAGTGGAGCTCTGGAAACCAACCGATCAATGTTCTGAAGACATATATGGCATTGACCTTGAAATGTCATTGCCACAAGCACTAAAGAAGTGGCAAGCTTATGAAGGCCGAAGCAATTTGGAATCTTCATCATCTTCACTTCTTCCCAGCTTAGACAACACTCAAACCAGCATTCCGACGCGACCGTACGGATTTGCTGAGTCATTTACATCCGCAGATGGGAGATAA
- the LOC108466008 gene encoding gluconokinase, with amino-acid sequence MAFDHKGRVVVIMGVSGAGKSTIGDMLAKVLNCSFLDADDFHPLSNKEKMSQGIPLSDEDRIPWLETLRGVLKDKLDNGKTVILGCSSLQKHYREILRSADADYVHGSYASRVQFVLLDAKADVLAARLEKRAAEGKHFMPATLLQSQLESLNIDEGEGIFKVDATLSPLIIVSKIQTFLFSDFEQTTGNRDC; translated from the exons ATGGCTTTTGATCACAAAG GAAGAGTTGTTGTGATTATGGGCGTTAGTGGCGCTGGCAAATC CACAATAGGTGACATGTTGGCCAAAGTTTTGAACTGTAGCTTTCTTGATGCTGATGATTTCCATCCACTATCAAATAAAG AAAAGATGAGCCAAGGTATTCCCCTCTCAGATGAGGATCGTATTCCATGGCTAGAAACGCTACGGGGTGTTCTAAAAGATAAGTTAGACAATGGAAAAACTGTGATACTCGGGTGTTCTTCACTGCAGAAACATTACAGAGAAATTCTAAGATCCGCTGATGCTGATTATGTGCATGGGAGCTATGCTAGTAGGGTGCAGTTTGTTCTTTTGGATGCCAAGGCCGATGTTCTTGCCGCTCGTCTCGAGAAACGAGCTGCAGAAGGGAAGCATTTCATGCCGGCCACACTTCTGCAATCACAACTAGAGTCGCTTAACATAGATGAAGGTGAGGGGATATTTAAAGTTGATGCCACCTTAAGCCCTTTAATCATTGTAAGCAAAATACAAACATTTTTGTTCTCTGATTTTGAACAAACCACTGGGAATAGGGATTGTTAA
- the LOC108466004 gene encoding uncharacterized protein LOC108466004 yields the protein MADQTNGVTLNENQRVHKEETLYDVLHRSVSMILPDASSTESAPLLQRIKISVSENGPRLGEASRNTGQTLLRWTRRGSPLRALLVISIGSVAFLALTGLLIFMLIFLVATVNAIIVSLLISLAAAGGFLFFSLACVTAIYIGAMSIAAFVISIATISAIFAAMIAAGWVGFFWAIWLGTRKSVGFAKQSLSKTGSVVSAYFSAEHARID from the exons ATGGCGGACCAAACGAACGGCGTCACCCTAAACGAAAACCAGCGCGTCCATAAGGAAGAAACGCTCTATGATGTTCTCCACCGTTCGGTTTCGATGATCTTACCCGATGCATCGTCGACGGAATCAGCCCCGTTGCTGCAGCGGATCAAGATATCCGTTTCCGAGAACGGGCCTCGTCTCGGCGAAGCCTCTAGAAACACTGGCCAAACCCTCCTGCGGTGGACTCGTCGAGGCAGCCCCCTCCGTGCTCTCCTCGTCATTTCT ATTGGGTCCGTTGCTTTTCTTGCATTGACAGGGTTGCTTATCTTTATGCTTATATTTCTGGTAGCGACCGTCAATGCCATTATTGTCTCTCTTCTCATCTCTTTGGCAGCTGCGGGAGGCTTCTTGTTCTTTTCCCTTGCATGTGTAACAGCTATTTATATTGGGGCCATGTCAATTGCTGCATTCGTTATTTCTATTGCGACGATTTCAGCAATTTTTGCTGCTATGATAGCTGCAG GTTGGGTTGGATTCTTTTGGGCCATATGGTTGGGTACTAGGAAAAGTGTGGGATTTGCCAAGCAGTCATTGAGCAAGACTGGATCAGTTGTTTCAGCTTACTTTTCTGCAGAGCATGCCCGTATTGACTAA
- the LOC108466002 gene encoding transmembrane 9 superfamily member 4-like isoform X1: MERMRACLVAVALASLCCVAHVRSSASDHRYKAGDEVPLYANKVGPFGNPSETYRYFDFPFCSSVPLKEKKEAFGEVLNGDRLVSGPYRIDFLREKDAEIACKRKLSKEEVARFRNAISKDYYFQMYFDDLPFWGFFGKVDNVGKADPSDCKYYLYKHLVFEIFYNKDRVIEINVRIDPRAVVDVTGDEPVDVDFMYTVKWKEIDVPFEKRLDKYKSSSSLRQIQWFSTLNSCVTLLLLTAFLATILMRILKNDFIKYAHDEESADQEEETGWKSIHGDVFRYPKHKSLFAAAIGCGTQLFSITIFIFILAVVGVFYPYNRGGLLTALVVIYALTSGIAGYTAASFYCQLEGTNWVRNLLLTGSLLCGPLFVTFCFLNTVAVAYKVTAALPFGTIVVIFLIWALVSTPLLVLGGIAGKDSKAEFQAPCRTTKCPRDIPPLPWYQKTLPQMAMAGLLPFSAIYIEIYYLFASVWGHRIYTTYVILFIVFIILLIITAFITVALTYFQLAAEDHGWWWRSFLCGGSTGLFMYAYCFYFYSAQSDMSGLMQTSFFFGYMACICYGFFLMLGAIGFCASLFFVRHIYRSIKCE; encoded by the exons ATGGAGAGAATGAGGGCGTGTTTGGTTGCAGTGGCCCTTGCGAGCCTATGCTGCGTAGCGCATGTGAGATCCAGTGCCTCTGATCATCGTTACAAAGCTGGAGATGAAGTCCCTCTTTATGCTAATAAAGTCGGTCCCTTCGGCAATCCCAG CGAGACATACCGTTACTTCGATTTTCCATTCTGTTCCTCAG TCCCCCTGAAGGAGAAGAAGGAAGCTTTTGGCGAAGTATTGAATGGGGATCGGCTAGTGAGTGGCCCTTACAGAATTGACTTTTTGAGAGAGAAAGATGCTGAGATTGCTTGCAAAAGGAAGCTTTCAAAGGAAGAAGTTGCCAGGTTCAGAAACGCCATCTCTAAAGATTATTACTTCCAAATGTACTTCGACGACCTTCCGTTTTGGGGCTTCTTTGGCAAAGTTGATAACGTAGGCAAGGCCGATCCAAGCGATTGCAAATATTATCTCTATAAGCATCTCGTATTCGAGATATTTTACAATAAGGACCGTGTTATCGAGATTAATGTCAGAATTGATCCACGCGCGGTTGTCGATGTCACCGGAGACGAACCTGTTGATGTGGATTTCATGTACACCGTTAAATGGAAGGAAATAGACGTCCCTTTTGAGAAACGGCTGGATAAGTACAAGTCGTCTTCTTCCTTGCGGCAAATCCAGTGGTTCTCAACCCTTAATTCATGTGTCACCCTTTTGTTATTGACCGCTTTCCTCGCCACCATTCTCATGCGAATCCTTAAGAATGATTTCATTAA GTATGCACATGATGAGGAATCAGCGGATCAGGAGGAGGAGACTGGGTGGAAGAGCATTCATGGTGATGTCTTCAGGTATCCGAAGCATAAGTCTCTGTTTGCAGCAGCTATTGGTTGTGGCACCCAGCTCTTTTCTAT TACAATTTTCATTTTTATCCTTGCTGTAGTTGGGGTCTTTTATCCATATAATCGAGGAGGTTTGTTGACTGCTTTGGTAGTCATTTATGCCCTTACATCTGGAATTGCTGGCTACACTGCAGCTTCTTTCTATTGTCAGCTAGAAGGAACAAATTGG GTGAGAAACTTATTACTAACAGGAAGCTTGCTTTGTGGACCACTTTTTGTCACATTTTGCTTTCTTAACACTGTCGCGGTTGCTTATAAAGTCACTGCAGCATTGCCATTTGGAACCATTGTGGTGATTTTTCTCATATGGGCTCTGGTCTCGACTCCTTTATTAGTATTAGGAGGTATTGCTGGAAAGGATAGCAAGGCAGAGTTCCAAGCCCCATGTCGGACCACAAAATGTCCTAGAGATATCCCGCCGTTACCTTGGTATCAGAAAACTCTTCCTCAGATGGCAATGGCGGGATTGTTGCCATTCAGTGCCATCTATATTGAAATTTACTACTTATTTGCCAGTGTGTGGGGACATAGAATCTACACGACATACGTCATCCTGTTTATTGTCTTTATCATTCTCTTAATCATCACTGCTTTTATTACCGTGGCTTTGACTTATTTTCAACTTGCTGCTGAAGACCATGGATGGTGGTGGAG GTCCTTCCTCTGTGGTGGGTCAACTGGGTTGTTCATGTATGCCTACTGTTTCTATTTCTACAGTGCCCAATCAGACATGTCAGGCCTCATGCAAACCTCATTCTTCTTTGGATACATGGCTTGCATTTGCTATGGCTTCTTCCTCATGCTTGGGGCCATTGGCTTCTGTGCATCTCTATTCTTTGTTCGTCACATCTATCGCTCTATCAAGTGCGAGTAG
- the LOC108466002 gene encoding transmembrane 9 superfamily member 4-like isoform X2 — translation MERMRACLVAVALASLCCVAHVRSSASDHRYKAGDEVPLYANKVGPFGNPSETYRYFDFPFCSSVPLKEKKEAFGEVLNGDRLVSGPYRIDFLREKDAEIACKRKLSKEEVARFRNAISKDYYFQMYFDDLPFWGFFGKVDNVGKADPSDCKYYLYKHLVFEIFYNKDRVIEINVRIDPRAVVDVTGDEPVDVDFMYTVKWKEIDVPFEKRLDKYKSSSSLRQIQWFSTLNSCVTLLLLTAFLATILMRILKNDFIKYAHDEESADQEEETGWKSIHGDVFRYPKHKSLFAAAIGCGTQLFSITIFIFILAVVGVFYPYNRGGLLTALVVIYALTSGIAGYTAASFYCQLEGTNWVRNLLLTGSLLCGPLFVTFCFLNTVAVAYKVTAALPFGTIVVIFLIWALVSTPLLVLGGIAGKDSKAEFQAPCRTTKCPRDIPPLPWYQKTLPQMAMAGLLPFSAIYIEIYYLFASVWGHRIYTTYVILFIVFIILLIITAFITVALTYFQLAAEDHGWWWRYAVFGS, via the exons ATGGAGAGAATGAGGGCGTGTTTGGTTGCAGTGGCCCTTGCGAGCCTATGCTGCGTAGCGCATGTGAGATCCAGTGCCTCTGATCATCGTTACAAAGCTGGAGATGAAGTCCCTCTTTATGCTAATAAAGTCGGTCCCTTCGGCAATCCCAG CGAGACATACCGTTACTTCGATTTTCCATTCTGTTCCTCAG TCCCCCTGAAGGAGAAGAAGGAAGCTTTTGGCGAAGTATTGAATGGGGATCGGCTAGTGAGTGGCCCTTACAGAATTGACTTTTTGAGAGAGAAAGATGCTGAGATTGCTTGCAAAAGGAAGCTTTCAAAGGAAGAAGTTGCCAGGTTCAGAAACGCCATCTCTAAAGATTATTACTTCCAAATGTACTTCGACGACCTTCCGTTTTGGGGCTTCTTTGGCAAAGTTGATAACGTAGGCAAGGCCGATCCAAGCGATTGCAAATATTATCTCTATAAGCATCTCGTATTCGAGATATTTTACAATAAGGACCGTGTTATCGAGATTAATGTCAGAATTGATCCACGCGCGGTTGTCGATGTCACCGGAGACGAACCTGTTGATGTGGATTTCATGTACACCGTTAAATGGAAGGAAATAGACGTCCCTTTTGAGAAACGGCTGGATAAGTACAAGTCGTCTTCTTCCTTGCGGCAAATCCAGTGGTTCTCAACCCTTAATTCATGTGTCACCCTTTTGTTATTGACCGCTTTCCTCGCCACCATTCTCATGCGAATCCTTAAGAATGATTTCATTAA GTATGCACATGATGAGGAATCAGCGGATCAGGAGGAGGAGACTGGGTGGAAGAGCATTCATGGTGATGTCTTCAGGTATCCGAAGCATAAGTCTCTGTTTGCAGCAGCTATTGGTTGTGGCACCCAGCTCTTTTCTAT TACAATTTTCATTTTTATCCTTGCTGTAGTTGGGGTCTTTTATCCATATAATCGAGGAGGTTTGTTGACTGCTTTGGTAGTCATTTATGCCCTTACATCTGGAATTGCTGGCTACACTGCAGCTTCTTTCTATTGTCAGCTAGAAGGAACAAATTGG GTGAGAAACTTATTACTAACAGGAAGCTTGCTTTGTGGACCACTTTTTGTCACATTTTGCTTTCTTAACACTGTCGCGGTTGCTTATAAAGTCACTGCAGCATTGCCATTTGGAACCATTGTGGTGATTTTTCTCATATGGGCTCTGGTCTCGACTCCTTTATTAGTATTAGGAGGTATTGCTGGAAAGGATAGCAAGGCAGAGTTCCAAGCCCCATGTCGGACCACAAAATGTCCTAGAGATATCCCGCCGTTACCTTGGTATCAGAAAACTCTTCCTCAGATGGCAATGGCGGGATTGTTGCCATTCAGTGCCATCTATATTGAAATTTACTACTTATTTGCCAGTGTGTGGGGACATAGAATCTACACGACATACGTCATCCTGTTTATTGTCTTTATCATTCTCTTAATCATCACTGCTTTTATTACCGTGGCTTTGACTTATTTTCAACTTGCTGCTGAAGACCATGGATGGTGGTGGAGGTATGCTGTTTTTGGCTCCTGA